The following coding sequences are from one Gemmobacter sp. 24YEA27 window:
- a CDS encoding DUF11 domain-containing protein: MTLTATYPLRQHEIEAGEVVNTATLDAIFTDPGTNAVTNVPGTSNTVVVPIDQLPELSFVKTASSAISTPAVVGETITYTFTVKNTGNVLIEGVTLADPLPGMTPAAFTLGDMAPAQSRRAPRPIRSPRMILMQVWSRTRPLQAVPSVQILSTSLRARAREHLARPSFRFRRIRRSNW; the protein is encoded by the coding sequence GTGACCCTGACCGCAACCTATCCGCTCCGCCAACATGAGATCGAGGCCGGCGAAGTGGTCAATACTGCCACGCTTGACGCGATCTTCACGGATCCTGGTACCAATGCAGTGACCAATGTGCCGGGAACCTCGAATACTGTCGTGGTTCCGATCGACCAGCTTCCCGAACTCAGCTTCGTGAAGACGGCTTCCTCGGCTATCTCGACACCGGCGGTGGTGGGTGAGACGATCACCTATACCTTCACGGTCAAGAACACTGGTAACGTCCTGATCGAAGGGGTTACCCTCGCCGACCCGCTGCCGGGAATGACCCCTGCCGCCTTCACCCTTGGCGACATGGCCCCGGCGCAATCGAGACGCGCACCGCGACCTATCAGATCACCCAGGATGATATTGATGCAGGTCTGGTCGAGAACCAGGCCCTTGCAAGCGGTACCTTCGGTCCAGATCCTGTCGACGAGCCTTCGGGCCCGAGCGAGGGAACACCTGGCAAGACCATCGTTCCGGTTCCGCAGGATCCGCAGATCGAACTGGTGA